The window ATGCGGGCGGCATCCTCGGCCCATGGGGCAGGGAAGGTGTGTTCGAATCGTCGGATAAGCCGCTCGGTATGGCTGGCCACGACCAAACATAGCGGCATGAGTATGGCCGTCATGATCAGCATGCACCCCCATGCACTCCGCCAGAAGCGCGTCGTCGCAGCAACGATGCCAATGAAGACGAGCATGACAAGGAGGAGCATAATGCCCAGCTCACTGGCAATAACGGAATCCCCAAGAATATGGAGCGGGCCGGACAGGGGCTTTCGGAAGCCAGCACGATGGAACAAACCGATGATACAACTGCTGATACCGCCGATCCAGAGGAGCCAGATTCCCCATGTGCGCGGAATGTGGCGGGGGGATGGAGAGACATGATAGGTCATAGTAGCTCCTTCCTACGAGTAACACCAGCGAGAAAGCGAGCCGTTGCGCCATTGATAGGCTATCGATGGCGTGCCAATAGATCGTGATTGTGAGCGCTGGTCGCCGATCTTCTTTCAGTATAGGAACGGGGGCTGGTGCTGTCAATGATGCCCGGATGCGCACGCACAATCACCTGTGCAGCACGGGCGGCGCTCAGTCTGGACCCGAATTCAGGCGGAGCCTCCGCCTATGCGCAAAAGCTGGTGCGATCACGGCGGGCCAAGGCCGCTGCCCAGCAACGCAACAACGCCAGAGGAACGAGCACGGCGACGAAAAAGCGCTTGACGAGCGTGCGAACATGTAGTCAAGCAACGGTCAATCGACGATTGGCGGCGTTTTGTGCGGGCGATCCGTTGTATGCGAGCGCGTGAAGCGCGGCTGCTGGCCATCCCATGCGATGGGGCAGGCGTAGTATTGAGCACGACCGATGGGCAGTGCCCACACCATCGGTCACACGATGCTACGCGTGGGTAGCGATGGATCAGGAATGTGATCCGAAGGACGGAGTATCACCATGAATCCGCTCCATATTTTGTTGGTTGAAGATCATGCCATGAATCGCGACATGTTAACGCGGCGCTTAGAACGGCACGGCTATACGGTCTCGCTCGCCCTGAATGGGGCAGACGCGGTGGTGATGGCGGAGGCCGTCATGCCTGATGTGATAGTGATGGATATGAGTTTGCCGATCGTTGATGGGTGGGCAGCCACGCAGCAGTTGAAAGCGCGGCCATCGGTGCAGGGGATTCCGGTGATTGCGGTGACGGCGCATGCAATGGCGGGGGATCGCGAACGCTGTTTGGCGGCAGGGTGTAGCGACTATGAGGCGAAGCCGCTTGACTTTCGCCGCTTGATTGACAAGATTGAGGCGTGGGGCGGGGCGTATCGGCTGAATCCATAGGACGGCGACGAACAGCGCGGCGGTGCGGATGCCTATGCGCAAAAACTGGCGCGATCACGGCGAGCTAAGGAAGCGGCGAAAAAGCGCACGAACAACACCGGAGGAACGAGCACGGCGACGAAAAAGTCCGCGACGAGTGTGCGGACATGCAGCCAAGCAACGGTGCAGCGACGATTGGCCGCGTTTTGTGCGGGCGATCCATTCTACGCGAGTGCATAAATTGATTCGGCGAGGAATCAATTCGGGGTGTTGGCCATGCAGGGTTGGTAAGGAGAGCACAAAAAACTCGGGGGCACTACCCCGAAAACGGCAGCGCTGGCGGAATCAACGGCTCAGATCGGAAACCCGCATACCACCCGCGAACGGTTGCCTCCCAGTCACCATTGAGCACCTGGGTTCGGACTTGCAACAGCAGATGTGCTCCTTTCGGTGTCCACTGCATTTGTTGTTTTTTGACCATGCGTTTGCTGACCACATACTTCACCGTTGACTCGACAAAGCTGGTACTAATCCGCTCGCCCTGCCGATAACGCTCCCCATAATTGATAATTGACCCGCTGTTGTGGTCAATATAGGTGCTCAGGTCGTGGACATACCGCCCCATCGTTGCCGCTGCCGCGCTCCCCGGCTGGATGGTGATTGCCCCATCCTCATCGTCATCCCAACCATCTAACCACTCGGCAAGCGTGTCCACGGCCTCCAACGCGCTGGCCGTATTGCCATGCCAGAGGTGATGTTT is drawn from Herpetosiphon gulosus and contains these coding sequences:
- a CDS encoding response regulator, whose amino-acid sequence is MNPLHILLVEDHAMNRDMLTRRLERHGYTVSLALNGADAVVMAEAVMPDVIVMDMSLPIVDGWAATQQLKARPSVQGIPVIAVTAHAMAGDRERCLAAGCSDYEAKPLDFRRLIDKIEAWGGAYRLNP